A window of the Henckelia pumila isolate YLH828 chromosome 3, ASM3356847v2, whole genome shotgun sequence genome harbors these coding sequences:
- the LOC140890094 gene encoding secreted RxLR effector protein 161-like, translating to MQDCKPGDTPVAKGDKFSLNQCPKNDFEEKEMQKIPYASAVGSLMYAQVCTRPDIAYVTGMLAQYLSNPGMDHWKAVKRVLRYLQRTKDYMLMYRRLDQLEIIGYTDSDFAGCQDSMKSTSGYIYLLAGGAISWKSAKQSLIASSTMAAEFVACYEASNHGIWLQNFVTGLRIVDGIDRPLKLHCDNKSAVLYSNNNRSSTNSKHIDIKFLVVKERIQSGQLSIEHIGTNSMVADPLTKGLPPKLFHEHTARMGVVSIED from the coding sequence ATGCAAGATTGTAAACCAGGTGATACTCCTGTGGCTAAAGGAGACAAATTCAGTCTCAATCAGTGTCCCAAGAATGATTTTGAGGAAAAGGAAATGCAGAAGATTCCCTATGCATCTGCAGTGGGGAGTCTAATGTATGCTCAGGTTTGTACACGTCCAGATATTGCATACGTGACAGGGATGTTGGCCCAATATCTAAGTAATCCAGGAATGGATCATTGGAAAGCAGTCAAAAGAGTTTTAAGGTACTTACAAAGAACAAAAGATTACATGCTCATGTATCGGAGGTTGGATCAGCTTGAGATCATTGGGTATACTGACTCCGATTTTGCTGGATGCCAAGATAGTATGAAATCTACTTCGGGTTACATCTATCTCCTTGCTGGAGGTGCCATTTCTTGGAAGAGTGCTAAACAGTCTCTTATAGCCTCTTCCACTATGGCAGCAGAGTTTGTAGCATGTTACGAGGCATCCAATCACGGAATATGGCTGCAAAATTTTGTCACGGGACTGCGCATTGTTGATGGTATTGACAGACCACTGAAGTTACATTGTGACAATAAGTCAGCAGTTTTATATTCCAATAACAACAGGAGCTCGACGAATTCAAAGCACATTGACATCAAGTTCCTGGTTGTTAAAGAAAGAATTCAGAGTGGACAGTTGTCTATTGAGCATATTGGTACAAACTCCATGGTtgcggatccgcttacaaaGGGACTACCACCCAAATTGTTTCATGAGCATACAGCTCGTATGGGTGTTGTGTCAATTGAGGATTGA